In a single window of the Halalkalicoccus subterraneus genome:
- a CDS encoding carboxypeptidase regulatory-like domain-containing protein, whose translation MGGDDGGNGTGGDQTPSESEDLENEQNESRNSSGSPFGESNESEADNEADSNSSAANSQSDEGNSGESTRDSDTGTSAESNSNTETSDESTENTNTEPDYYSLTVTIVDANDEPIEGVDVTATHDDSGGERTLTTDADGTVVFSVTNGQFTLTSTPDDGSQITETVTVDGDTSSTVESDASGDSGGQEQEQENEEQTNDESGDSGDGDSDPEPEDESSDSGSDSSIDSDSDTNNDADPDTDSNSDSSTSSNSDDESESNADSNSESDSDTETLSRSNNSGDDSGNDSDLDSDGDDEESPEEPPEEPPEEPPEEPPEVDLNCDDFDTWEEAQAAYDEYPDDPYGLDPDSDGIACETLPGAPNNA comes from the coding sequence ATGGGAGGCGATGACGGAGGAAATGGTACTGGAGGCGATCAAACACCTTCTGAAAGCGAAGACCTTGAGAACGAACAGAACGAGAGCCGTAACAGCTCGGGCTCACCATTTGGTGAATCTAACGAGTCAGAGGCAGACAATGAGGCTGATTCCAACTCGTCAGCAGCGAATTCACAATCCGACGAAGGGAATAGCGGCGAATCGACCCGTGACTCAGACACCGGAACCTCGGCTGAAAGCAACTCTAACACTGAAACGTCGGACGAAAGCACCGAAAATACCAACACAGAACCGGACTACTACTCACTCACCGTAACGATCGTCGATGCGAATGATGAGCCGATAGAAGGCGTCGATGTCACAGCCACGCACGATGACTCAGGTGGGGAGCGAACACTCACGACCGATGCGGATGGGACGGTTGTCTTTAGTGTCACCAATGGTCAGTTCACGCTCACCTCAACACCTGATGATGGAAGCCAAATCACCGAGACGGTGACAGTCGATGGCGATACATCGTCCACAGTTGAGAGTGATGCCTCTGGCGACAGTGGTGGGCAGGAACAAGAACAAGAGAACGAGGAACAGACCAACGACGAGAGTGGGGATAGTGGCGACGGAGATAGTGATCCAGAGCCCGAAGACGAGAGTAGTGACTCTGGCTCCGATTCATCCATAGATTCGGATTCGGACACAAACAACGACGCTGATCCGGACACTGATTCAAATTCGGATTCATCCACGAGTTCGAACTCCGATGACGAGTCGGAATCGAACGCTGATTCGAACTCTGAATCTGACTCAGATACTGAGACCCTGTCCAGATCGAACAATTCAGGTGACGACTCCGGCAATGACTCCGACCTAGATTCAGACGGCGACGATGAAGAATCACCGGAAGAACCACCAGAGGAGCCACCGGAAGAACCGCCCGAAGAGCCGCCTGAAGTAGATTTGAATTGCGATGACTTCGATACGTGGGAAGAGGCTCAGGCTGCCTACGACGAATATCCTGACGATCCCTACGGGCTTGACCCCGACAGCGATGGAATTGCCTGCGAGACGTTACCCGGCGCTCCGAATAACGCGTAG
- a CDS encoding haloacid dehalogenase type II, translated as MSKIAAETIQEEASVLAFDLWDTLLDRESTLIPALDELLTDHGCDYDPEILLRRYLAMHFRDSMIDSLIPGPHTPFKEISRRALSYRIEQLGLDVPDEEIRRIIRQWKTLQPYPDVDSALDRLGEEYKLVGLSNGDPDMLNAVRPNFETELDGVVSVADAGAYKPHRASYDLCCERFGVAPHEVVFVTSHTFDLVGAKAIGMRGAFLNRHENPYGSWIHQPDITVADTEELADILLS; from the coding sequence ATGTCCAAGATTGCTGCGGAAACGATCCAAGAAGAGGCGAGCGTTCTTGCCTTCGACCTGTGGGATACGTTGCTCGATCGTGAATCGACACTAATCCCTGCATTAGATGAATTGCTGACCGATCATGGATGCGATTATGACCCGGAAATCTTACTACGACGATATCTAGCGATGCACTTCCGAGACTCGATGATTGATTCGTTGATTCCCGGACCCCATACACCTTTCAAGGAGATTAGTCGTCGGGCGCTCAGTTACCGAATAGAGCAACTCGGGCTCGACGTCCCTGACGAGGAAATCCGTCGAATCATCCGGCAGTGGAAGACCCTTCAACCCTATCCGGACGTAGACTCAGCTCTGGATCGCTTAGGCGAGGAGTACAAATTAGTCGGACTTTCGAACGGCGACCCGGACATGCTCAATGCAGTACGTCCAAACTTCGAGACAGAGCTTGATGGGGTTGTGTCAGTCGCTGATGCTGGCGCGTACAAACCACACCGAGCGTCGTATGATCTGTGCTGTGAAAGATTCGGTGTCGCACCGCATGAAGTCGTATTCGTAACTTCTCACACATTCGATCTCGTGGGGGCGAAGGCAATCGGAATGCGCGGAGCGTTTCTTAACAGGCATGAGAACCCGTATGGGAGCTGGATTCATCAACCAGATATTACCGTTGCTGACACTGAAGAGTTAGCAGATATATTATTGTCATAG
- a CDS encoding DUF4013 domain-containing protein: MISESLSYLRGSEDLWRTVIIGGILSLFGFLIVPLFAITGYLVRVLDRTASGNDEAPGFEDWSELIVEGAKASVIMFIYAFVPVIVLIAFALSAGLLGSTGSDILGTIGGLGIFVGMLLWLGLSLLAAYAIPAALANFAEKRTLVSGFEVKTMRRVLMDKTYATGWLMAFLVIIGGAVVSGLLNVIPILGFIAGAFVGFYAIVAAYYIIGHTWADIEQIPIRDRPEPQEQAQI, translated from the coding sequence ATGATTAGTGAATCCCTTAGCTATCTCAGAGGAAGCGAGGACCTCTGGAGAACAGTGATTATTGGTGGAATCCTCTCACTGTTTGGATTCCTGATTGTACCCTTGTTCGCAATCACAGGCTATCTCGTTCGTGTTCTTGACCGGACTGCGAGTGGTAACGATGAAGCGCCCGGTTTTGAGGACTGGAGCGAGCTGATCGTTGAGGGTGCGAAGGCAAGCGTAATCATGTTTATCTACGCGTTCGTCCCTGTGATCGTTCTGATCGCGTTCGCCCTGAGCGCCGGTCTGCTCGGGTCGACCGGTAGCGACATCCTCGGAACGATCGGCGGACTTGGTATCTTCGTGGGCATGTTGCTCTGGCTTGGATTGAGCCTACTTGCGGCATATGCCATTCCCGCAGCACTGGCGAACTTCGCGGAGAAGCGGACCTTAGTGTCTGGATTCGAGGTCAAGACCATGCGTCGCGTGCTGATGGACAAGACTTACGCTACCGGTTGGCTGATGGCATTCCTTGTCATCATCGGTGGGGCCGTTGTCTCCGGCCTACTCAACGTGATTCCGATCCTCGGCTTCATCGCTGGTGCGTTCGTAGGGTTCTACGCCATCGTAGCAGCCTACTATATCATCGGCCACACTTGGGCTGACATCGAACAGATTCCCATTCGGGACCGTCCCGAACCACAGGAACAAGCTCAGATCTAA
- a CDS encoding MBL fold metallo-hydrolase RNA specificity domain-containing protein, producing MTATEAVSLRDGVRIDLTTGETVVADATEPNGDVVVLSHAHGDHLYTRAPTDVICSDLTARLAAARREDEGSLSRTSHPAIEQVSAGHVPGSCATIIEDSDGTTYLYTGDFSTRNRFALDGFDAGAVAAEHDVDVLVTESTYGKPEYVFEDQGTLESRIIDWLNDSNDTPVILFGYTLGRAQELELLVARSERDRLFVTEAIEQLNDVIESIHNVEFAAERYGRDVTIGAGDVLVLPAQTNKLSFVDHIVENTGALKAGFSGWAIEDSFKYRGDYDETFVLSDHSDFSELTATVETLNPKQVFTQHGFADAFATHIETTLGIDARSLKENQTSLGQFS from the coding sequence ATGACGGCAACAGAAGCGGTCAGTCTCCGTGACGGAGTACGAATCGACCTCACAACTGGGGAAACCGTCGTCGCAGATGCGACCGAACCTAATGGCGATGTCGTCGTTCTCAGTCACGCCCATGGTGACCACCTGTACACGCGAGCCCCAACCGACGTGATCTGTTCGGATCTTACTGCCCGACTTGCCGCTGCCCGACGAGAGGATGAGGGATCGCTGTCGCGTACGTCACATCCAGCGATCGAGCAGGTATCAGCAGGTCACGTTCCGGGGTCGTGCGCTACTATTATCGAGGACAGCGATGGAACGACCTACCTCTATACTGGCGACTTCTCGACACGGAATCGGTTCGCTCTCGACGGGTTCGACGCTGGAGCAGTTGCCGCTGAGCACGATGTCGACGTACTCGTTACTGAATCCACCTATGGGAAACCGGAGTACGTCTTCGAGGATCAGGGGACACTCGAAAGCCGTATCATCGACTGGTTGAACGATAGCAATGATACACCCGTTATCCTGTTTGGCTACACGCTTGGACGTGCACAGGAACTCGAGTTGCTCGTTGCTCGATCCGAGCGTGACCGATTATTTGTGACTGAAGCTATCGAGCAACTGAACGACGTTATTGAATCTATCCACAATGTTGAGTTTGCCGCCGAGCGCTACGGCCGTGATGTGACGATCGGAGCTGGAGATGTATTGGTTCTTCCAGCACAGACGAACAAGCTCTCGTTCGTCGATCACATCGTCGAAAACACCGGTGCACTGAAGGCTGGTTTTTCCGGCTGGGCCATCGAAGACTCGTTCAAATATCGTGGTGATTACGATGAGACGTTCGTACTCTCCGATCACAGCGATTTTAGTGAACTCACTGCGACTGTCGAAACGTTAAATCCAAAGCAAGTGTTCACGCAACACGGATTCGCTGACGCATTCGCCACTCATATCGAAACGACGCTCGGCATTGATGCTCGGTCGCTTAAGGAAAACCAGACCTCGCTTGGTCAGTTTAGCTAA
- a CDS encoding ATP-dependent DNA ligase, giving the protein MEYRRLVEMYDHLDATSSTLEKTDIVADAFGEAGDLLPEFTQLARGRLFASWEHDELGVSSSLTAQAITNATGVNNDQIESWWRETGDLGDAAANAIENRAQTTLVSDTLDIQTVYETLRGLTEYEGTGSQDRRINDIANLLADAEPNEARYIVRTIVGAMRLGVGEGTIRDALATAFLDGSDEAIQTVERAYEVTNDFRTVGETAREQGRDGLEDLDVELLRPVKAMLAQKAEDVADALDATEQPLIEYKYDGMRTKIHIDGDNVRVFTRRLEDVTTQFPDIVAAVREEIIAKNAIIEAEVVAYDPETDSPIPFQEFSKRIKRKNDIEEMAAEYPATVHVFDLLYHDGEPLVNRPLSERIERLEGLIDHDRNEATIQRAENLRPTSVEEAEAFYADALEAGQEGLIVKNMNAPYQPGSRVGYMLKVKPMMEPLDLVVVQAKWSEGRKSDWLGRLRLACWDTEHEELREVGRMFSGLTDAELREITAKLEPLIQSVDGRTAKLRPEVVIEVEYEEIQESTTYDSGYALRFPRFGGFRDDLGPEDADQFERVERLYEEQ; this is encoded by the coding sequence ATGGAGTATCGCCGGCTGGTCGAGATGTATGACCACCTCGATGCAACATCATCGACGCTCGAAAAAACCGATATTGTAGCCGATGCGTTCGGTGAGGCAGGTGACTTGCTGCCAGAGTTTACCCAACTCGCACGTGGTCGTCTCTTTGCCTCCTGGGAACACGATGAACTCGGCGTCTCCTCGTCGCTCACCGCTCAGGCGATCACGAACGCGACCGGGGTCAACAATGACCAGATAGAGTCGTGGTGGCGCGAAACCGGCGATCTTGGAGACGCCGCCGCAAACGCTATCGAAAACCGCGCTCAGACCACCCTCGTCTCTGACACGCTCGATATCCAGACCGTCTATGAGACCCTTCGTGGCCTCACCGAATACGAAGGAACCGGGAGTCAAGACCGACGCATCAATGATATTGCGAATTTGCTTGCAGACGCCGAACCGAACGAGGCCCGGTATATCGTCCGAACCATCGTCGGCGCAATGCGATTGGGAGTCGGGGAAGGGACGATTCGTGATGCCCTCGCCACAGCGTTTCTCGATGGCTCCGACGAAGCGATCCAAACTGTCGAACGAGCCTACGAAGTCACGAACGATTTTCGGACTGTTGGTGAGACCGCCCGCGAGCAGGGTCGTGACGGACTCGAGGACCTCGACGTTGAACTACTCCGACCAGTGAAGGCCATGCTCGCCCAGAAGGCCGAGGATGTCGCCGACGCACTCGACGCGACCGAGCAGCCACTCATCGAATACAAATACGACGGGATGCGGACGAAAATTCATATCGATGGCGATAACGTTCGCGTGTTCACCCGGCGACTGGAGGACGTCACGACTCAGTTTCCGGATATCGTCGCTGCCGTCCGTGAGGAAATCATCGCCAAGAATGCCATTATCGAGGCTGAAGTAGTGGCGTATGACCCTGAAACGGACAGTCCGATCCCCTTCCAGGAGTTTTCCAAGCGCATCAAGCGAAAGAACGATATCGAAGAGATGGCGGCAGAGTATCCTGCGACCGTTCACGTCTTCGACCTCCTCTATCATGACGGCGAACCCCTCGTCAATAGGCCACTATCCGAACGAATCGAACGTCTCGAAGGACTCATCGACCACGATAGAAATGAAGCGACGATCCAGCGGGCGGAGAATCTCCGACCAACGTCGGTTGAGGAAGCCGAAGCGTTCTACGCCGACGCACTGGAGGCCGGTCAGGAAGGCCTGATCGTGAAAAACATGAACGCTCCCTATCAGCCGGGATCGCGTGTCGGCTATATGTTGAAAGTGAAACCGATGATGGAACCGCTCGATCTCGTCGTTGTACAGGCGAAATGGAGCGAGGGTCGCAAGAGCGACTGGTTAGGTCGTCTGCGACTCGCTTGCTGGGACACCGAGCACGAAGAACTCCGCGAGGTCGGGCGAATGTTCTCGGGGCTGACCGATGCTGAACTCCGCGAAATTACAGCAAAACTCGAGCCACTGATTCAATCAGTTGATGGCCGAACAGCGAAACTTCGCCCAGAAGTCGTCATCGAGGTCGAATACGAAGAGATCCAAGAATCGACGACATACGATTCGGGGTACGCACTCCGGTTCCCTCGATTTGGTGGATTCCGCGACGATCTCGGTCCTGAGGACGCTGATCAATTCGAGCGCGTCGAACGCCTTTACGAGGAACAATAA
- a CDS encoding YihY/virulence factor BrkB family protein — translation MVKDVFSDKNVTFLAGSIAYSAFVSLVPLLMFVLLAVSYVDPQLQQQVIEVATTNVSPSVGGVIQVMIEQQSGAGAGSTITASIIGILTLVWGALKVFRGLDTAFSEIYETTAQESFVGQIKNGLVMLVTLTVGIVAMVAATNIVAFFSFIPFIGLVVPLLLIGGLLIAFFPMYYLFPEIDVEPREVLPGALFGAIGWAILQVLFQVYASLGGSDSNLIASILLLVTWLYFSAVILLLGAVVNAVLTGRASEIVETEADPAT, via the coding sequence TTGGTCAAAGATGTCTTCAGCGACAAGAACGTCACCTTCTTGGCCGGAAGTATCGCCTACAGCGCGTTCGTCTCGCTAGTTCCACTGCTCATGTTCGTTCTCCTTGCTGTCTCGTACGTTGATCCCCAACTGCAACAACAGGTCATCGAAGTTGCGACTACTAACGTCTCTCCGTCAGTCGGTGGCGTCATCCAGGTGATGATCGAACAGCAGTCAGGCGCCGGTGCCGGCTCAACGATTACCGCATCGATAATCGGGATCCTCACCCTCGTTTGGGGCGCGCTCAAAGTGTTTCGTGGGTTAGATACCGCGTTCTCGGAGATTTACGAAACGACCGCCCAAGAGTCGTTTGTCGGCCAAATCAAAAATGGACTGGTGATGCTCGTAACACTCACAGTGGGGATCGTTGCGATGGTCGCCGCCACTAATATCGTCGCGTTCTTTTCGTTCATTCCGTTCATCGGGCTCGTAGTACCGCTCTTGCTTATCGGAGGTCTCCTCATTGCGTTCTTTCCGATGTACTACCTCTTTCCGGAGATCGACGTCGAGCCACGTGAGGTACTTCCAGGGGCCCTCTTTGGAGCGATCGGATGGGCGATCCTGCAGGTACTGTTTCAGGTATACGCCTCTCTGGGTGGAAGCGACAGCAATCTCATCGCGAGCATCCTCCTGTTAGTCACCTGGCTATACTTCAGCGCCGTTATTCTGCTGTTGGGCGCAGTGGTCAATGCAGTCCTCACTGGTCGCGCGAGCGAGATAGTCGAAACAGAGGCCGATCCCGCGACGTAG